The stretch of DNA TGAATAATTCCAAGGGCTGATGTAAAGCAGTCTTTCAAGCTGCTGGCAGTAATTAGTATTCTGAGCTGCACAACACTGTTGTCATTTggatatattttggggaaaagttGCATTCATTCAGCACAATTACTCTACCTGGTTTCCTAATTTTTAGTGGAAGGAATAACAAAAGATCCAGCTTCCCTTTCTGTACATGTCATTGTTACTTAGttacaaatgatttttttaaacagagttAAATTCAGTTACAATTGAAATGAAAGGAATACATTAGTGGAATTGCTTATGTTTCTTTTTCAAGgttatgcattctgacgctcatGACCTCATCATGAAAACTGCTGTAGCCACTCCCCAGGGAGAATCCCTAGCCATGTATCCAAGGAGAATCCAAAATTATAGGCAGTTGTGTGGATCcattacacacacatgcacacacacacacacacaattatacgtggttacctgggagtaagctccaatgACTGCATACATTTAACTTGTAAAACACATTGAGCTTTAACTAAAAAATATGCAGCAGAAATAAAACTTTAAGctatttatttgaaatgcatacaATTGTGCAAATACGTGTTACTGTTTAAACTACTAGTAGGAAAGTAGGAATTccatcaaagaaaaagaaagaaagatccagCATCTGTTCTGTTATTTTCCTCATTATCTGGCTTTCTCTATGCTATGCTTGTCACAAAGAAATGTAAAAGCCTCATTACTGTctcattcacttgccagagcaaGGCTTCTCTTAATTACCTGGCACTCTTGCAGATGGTGACATCAGTCCTGCTTTGAAAAAAAGTCAGAGTTGTACTGCCCAGTATTCCCTGCCACTGGTTGTAATTGTAAATCTTTTGCACAGCCTATGAGTGGTTGAAAAATCTCCCCCCCAGTACTCAGAAGATTTGAACAGTTGCTTATGCCACTTTTGACCAGCTCTAGGTactcttaaaggtaaagagacccctgaccattaggtccagtcgcgaccgagactggggttgcagcactcatctcgcattactggccgagggagctggcatacagcttccaggtcatgtgaccagcatgactaagccgcttctggcgaaccagagcagcacacggaaacgccgtttaccttcccgctgtagcagtacctatttatctacttgcactttgacatactttcaaactgctaggttgtcaggagctgggactgagcaacgtgagctcaccccgtcgcggggattcaaaccgccgaccttctgattggcaagccctaggcgtggtttaacccacagcgccacccgcgtccctaggtaCTCTTGGGTGAGATCAATTTCAGTCAGGCTTTTGGCACTGAGACTGTCTTGGATGGTCTATATCAGGAGATAGACACAGAGTTAAGAGTTCATCTTTGAGACTCAAGTTGATGGGGGCAGTTAATACAAGGTAGATATTATATTAATATGGCTTATTATAAaagtaattttatttaatttaaaaatctcGTTCTTCTATGCACTGCTATCAAAATGGGAAGGGGCCCAGTAAAGTATCTGATGACAGGGTGTCAGGAAGCCATCTGGATCTTCAGCACTAAAGTCTTACAATGTCATTGAGTCAGAGAGCTGTAATCAAAACATAATGGCTCTCCTATCCCAATTCAAGTCTTGAGGTTGTCACTTGCTGTCTAGGACCCAGTAATACATGCCCTATGTGGTAAGTGATTTGGGAAAACACTTCCCATCTCAGTGTGTCATGCAATCCAAAACTATTTTAGATTGATAAGGAAATACTTCCCATCTCAGTGTGTCATGCAATCCAAAACTGATAAGCAAAGACCAGTGTTCTTACTAACTAATGCCAATAAGAGTGATTAAATGTTACAAGCTAGAAAAAACTAGTTGAACCTTATTGGGCTCCTTAAGTCTGTCGTAGCTATTTATTGAATCTTATTCATTCAAACCTTTCTAAGCAAAGTGTTTAGATACTAAGTGATGCTGGTTATGttccattattctttttttaattcaatcTTTATTGGTTTATAAACAATACATACAGAAAACATAAATGAGAAAAAAATTGCAGTATGTTGCATTATTCTAGAATTGTTTATCCTTGGAACAAATGTGTCAAATTTAGTATGGgatatagaaaataaatatacaaataagaAAACAATTGCAGTCCTCTCGTAACTCGTGTGAGAGAGTATTACACTGGAGTTTCCTTTTCTTTGGACTTCAGTTCTATCTCAATATGTAAGAATGTTAAATCTGCACATCCACAATTTTCAAACGTGCCTTTTCTCTACCAAACTTCAAATAGCCATTTTTCAAGTTGAGTGGTATCAAGCAGACACTACTTGCCAGAGATACAGGAAAGATACCGAACGCTTTTATAGAATGGTGTGTCATTTCTTTAATGAATTTATATATTGGTCAGAATCCTTCCAGATGCATGCTGTGTTTTCAGTTATGTTATTTAAATTTGAAGCAACATAATTTCTTTCATGGGTTGGTTACAACCATTTACGTGCATTAATATTTTTATAGACAAAGATACATTAAGGTCCCTCTTGGCTCAGAAGGATCATGGACTATAATCAATATTGTTATCTCAGTAGGACCCTTGAAAGTTACTTTTGAATATATGACTGAACAGTAGAGAAAAGAGTATTCTTTGATATTAATaactttcatttttcttcctaggTGGTTATTTGGCCAGCAGGTTTGCTTGTTCTATGCATTTTGTGGAGTACTTTTTGGAATCTGCAGTCTGTCTACACTAACATTACTGAGTACTGTGTGCTGCCTAAAAATTTGTTTCCCAACTTatggtaaatattttttttctttccttccgcACAAATTTAGAAGAACTAAGAGTTATGCAACATTATTTAGCGAGGTTATCATCGTGGCAGTTCTAGTATGGCCATTGAGTATTAGGAAATGGAGTGTTAGGGAGCATGatcgctctctctgtgtgtgtctctgtagaaccccccccccgccctttttgTGACTAATACTGTTATAACATGCATTAGAGGGCTGTTGAATAGCAACACAATGTACACATCATGACAGAACATAATTACCTGCTTACTATGTATAGgccaggggtgtccaacaggttATTTATTGACCTAAGCCCCAAaatgggtagatcattgccagattTTAATcatgtgagtagattgcagtctctaggAAGTTGGATATCCCTGGTATAGGCCAACCTGGGTTGCTTTGCTCCTTTGGTTTGGACATAACACTATGTTTCACTCCCCAAACTGGTCATGTTTGGTTTGAGTAACTATTGGGTTGGGCATACTAGTTGTAGCTAATGAGAGTTAGAATCCAATAAATTCTGGAAGGCCATAAGCTAGTCACCACTTCTCTATAGGCAATAAACAGAGAGACCTGTATTTTGATGTGTAGACTTAAAGCCAGCTGCAGTATTACTACAAGCAACATCTCACCCATGTATCTTAAATGTGAATATTTTGTATTTCAGGGAATAGATTTAGGAGAGAACATGGTTGGATCTTGATAGGATGCAGTTGGGTCTATGCAGCCATTTTTGCCCTTTCCCCACTGGCTCACTGGGGAGAATATGGAGCCGAACCTTATGGTACAGCATGTTGCATTGACTGGTATTCATCAAATATAAACACAACAGCAATGTCTTACACAACTGTCCTTTTTGTCTTCTGTTTCATTATCCCCTGTGGAGTAATTATTACCTCCTATACTCTTATTCTGATTACGGTGAAAGACTCCAGAAAAGCAGTGGAGCAGCATGTCCTGGGACCCACCAGGATGAGCAATGTGCAGGCTGTTACAGCCAAGGTATTTAAAAAGCCATGTTCTTTTTTCTTCACCTGTTGATTTgcactctgtttttttaaaaagtattttattgctttttcacATGTAATAAACATAATTCAAAAACCCCTAAACAACAATAGCAACTAGTCTGCCATTTCTTGGGAAAAGGCATAGCAGCAGCTCAAAATTACAAACAGTTTATAATGCATATTAAATACTCTAATTTAATAGGTCTTGCCAGATGTTTCCATGGATCTGTTGAGGTTGTTTCAATTGATCGTAatagggaactgtggtttaaggAGATCAGGATCAAAGTGCTGAAGCCAGGTGTCAGGGGAGGGCACAGCAATTGAGCCTGGCACGTGTTCCCTGCTTAATAAAATGGGGTTCTTTTAAGCCCAGGAATGATAGGTCTTTACTCTAGATATGAAATTTTGCTGAGACTCTGCCTAGCTCTGCAGGGGAAAGAAACAAAGCATGCTTTGCCAAAAGCATTTACACTTAGTCCTCAGTCTAATGGGTCCAACAGGCTCTTGCGCTCACCCCAAAATTAGTAACTGCCTGAGCTACACATGGTCATAAGcaaaatcccattgagttcaacgaGGTTTACTCTCCAATAAGCATGCAGAGAACCCTAACATAAAAGTCCAGAATAGCAGTGATGACTAAACCACTGACTTCTGCACCCGTTCCCGCTTTCTCTTTCCCCTGTCATGAAGAGAGACAAGTTGCCCCTTGCCCCTCTCACAGTCTCTGCAGTTCATGAAGATCTTGGATAGGGGAGAGATCTTATCAGAGGGGAAGACACTCTTGCCATTGGCATTCTAGCAAGGGGAAGAGATGAGACCTTTTTCTACTACTCTGCAATTTCGGTCATGGGAATAACATATGGGACTTTCCCCATGACTAAAAATCAAAATGTGGCAAAAACAATGCAGGCTATTTACATATTCTATCAAAATGGAGACATCCACAATGCAACAAAACAGTTTTAATATAGTTTGTTGTGGTATTATACTTTGCTTTATGCAAATTTGTTGACTCTAAATCTGATTCAAATGTATAAATTTACATGACAGTGTTTTGGAAAATTAGATTAGGGAAATAATCCTTCAGATATCTTTCTGTCTCTACCTCTTTACTGAGGTGGTACTAAAATGTAAGATAGCTAAGTTAGAAAATGTATATGTTTTTGGAGACAGATGGACGGTGATTGCCCTGATAGGACAAATCTGACGTTTTTGCAATGACATTCTAGGGAggaagttgtttagcttttgggcTGCTGGCTCAGTCAACCTTTCAGGAAGGCTGAGCTTATGTAAAACGTAAATTCAGGAGCAGGCCAATGGTAGCTAGACTCCTAAGAGTTGCTTATGGGTAATTTACAAACCATTTGCTCAGCTGTAGTTCTACTGAGATAAATGAAGCCACAACATTCTTTATAGCCTGTAAATTATGGTGTGTTTTAGGCAATGAAGCTCTTTGCAGTATATCACAGCACCATAACTTGTTTGCCAGAAGTGTTAAGTGCAATATATCATCAAAGTACATTTTAGATGCAAGGTTCATTGTCCTGTTGATTAATGCCTGCAGGGTTTCTGTTTAATGATTGAACAATCAGAGACTACATTGATTCTGGCCTGCAATCTGTCGATGCGTTCACTGTAATTCATGCAGTCTATGGAAGCTCCATCTTTCTATTATTATGCTGCTAGCATAGTACTATTGTACTATCTAATGTCATGGAGGAGGCGAGCCTTGCTGCAAGGGGAAAAAACTTAATTCACTTTGTATTCTTTTGAATctagtccaataataataataatagtaataattaataaaaaaattattattatttataccccgcccatctggctgggtttccccacccactctgggcggcgtcaaacaaaatattaaaatacaatggtctgctaaacattaaaagcttccctaaacagggctgccttcagatgtcttctaaaagtctggtagatgtttttctctttgacaactggtggaagggtgttccacaggctgggtgtcactaccgagaaggccctctgcctggttccctgtaactttgcttctcgcagcaaggaaaccgccagaaggccctcggcgctggacctcagtgtctgagcagaatgatgggggtggagacgctccttcaggtataccggacccaggccgtttagggctttaaaggtcagcatcaacactttgaattgtgctcggaaatgtactgggagccaatgtagatctttcaagaccggtgttatgtggtctcggcggccgctcccaggcaccagtctagctgccgcattctagattagttgtagtttctgggtcaccttcaaaggtagccccacataaagcgcattgcagtaatccaagtgagagataactggagcatgcaccactctggtgagacagtccgcgggcaggtagggtctcagcctacgtaccaaatggagctggtaaacagctgccctggacacagaattgacctgtgcctccatggacagctgtgagtccaaaatgactcccaggctgcgcacctggtccttcaggggcacagttactccattcaggaccagggagtcctccacacctgcccgcccccacaaacagtacttctgtcttgtcaggattcaacctcaatctcttaGCCGCCATCGATCCTctaactgcctccagacacttacacaggaccttcaccgccttcattggttctgatttgaaacatGATATATCAAGTTTATCAGCGGAGTGGTAAAACTGATGACCAGATTGCTAAACAGCTTTTGATTTAAATTCAGTCCTAAAGCAATCTTTAGCATTTAGTCTCTCCCATTTTAAAGGCTACATGAGTATACTTtagaatacaaatataaaaatagatgCAATTTGTGTAAACTCTTGCAAAGGTGGAGGCAGGAGGAGAGTGTTTGTCTTGCTGTAGGCCCTGTCAAGTAGGAGCCCATGATAATCTCACCAAATGGACACATCTGTTGCAGCAATACTAGTTTAACTTAGGGAAATGTCCTATCATTAACTGTCTCCTGGACTCAACAAGTCACTTCCCCATAGAAATGATAAGTTGTTCTGGAATATAGGGTTGAGCATACAGATGGCGGGGTGCCCACTCACTCCAAGCACCCTGTCGCTATCCCCAGGATGCATAAGCAAAGCATCATAATTGCCATCTCGTCTTCCTGATGTGGTCACTGGTGCTGAACAAGTTGGTTTCCATGGCTGCTGTGCACTTATGTTGACAGCCTCTTGCCTTTAATGGAATCTGTGGATAAAAGAAGCAAGAGAAGAAGGCTATGATAGTCTGAAATTACACTGAAGCATGAACAGGAATTGTGTTAGGCACTGAGTTTCCTGTCTAAGAATAAAGAATCCAGTTATTCTGACTTTTGTTCCTAATACTTTTCATGGTGCCAAAGACTGCTTGTTGGTCCACATTTTACACTTGCAGAAATTTTGGCTTGTGAACAGGACTATCTTACCAGCTTTTACACGGATGCTATATTTAGGGTTGGTGCTATAACCAGACCCTTCATTTTCTATTACTGTACTTGGGCTTGTAGTAATCTTTAAAATGTTAACGTTCCATTAAAGTTCATGGGGAAGGGAATTAGTGCTCACACCTGGATCTCCAAGCTGAAGTTTGCCTTGTGCCACCCACTAGGATGGAGGGAGCCTCCTTGTTTCTATGGCCAGTGTAGTAGCATACGCTTCACTCTTAATTCATAATGTGGTCTCCATGCTCCAGCAGTTTTGGCCCAACTGGAAGTAAGAAGTGATGTTTATGGCCTGCTCACTCAGGATGATCTTGTCTCTCATGCCAGGCCATAAAGGGGAAGAGTGACAACAGAGTGATAGAGACACACTAGGGGTGTGGGGTTCATTGTACCTTTTCCCCAGTGCATTCTTCAATGGAGGAGTGACTGGAGTCAGGTGTgcatcatgcttttaaaaaagtgaatgcaGGCTGATTAAATGTGTCCTGGACTTACTTgcacatggtggggggggggggggaggaagacttGCCAAGCCTCCTTTGAAGAAAGATTGGGGCTTGCTGAGTGCATTCTTAGGACCTCCCCTTCACCCCTAGGAGGATTGTGATAGCAGATAATGGTGGGGAGGCAGCCTGTGATTAACTGCAGCTGATCAATCTTTTAATCTGTGAGAGCTTTTAGCTCCACTAAAAAGAAAAGATGCTGGCACTATGAAATATGTATAGACAATTGATTGTCAAAGCAAATGATTATATACCCTCACTTTATTTATAGTTACAACCAATATTCTTAAGTGGTAATATAAAAAAAGAACCTTCCTATTTCAGAAACGATTATATACTCTATTTGAAAAATGCTTCCGAAAAATGGAGGAGATCAGCAGGAGATAAACAGAGCGGATATGCTGGCTTTGTTGTTGACATTCTCTtgatattttaaagcacatttatagtGGAGGTGAAATTGTCTTTATTGGCTTTTTTTATCTTTATTGAGCCTCACAAATTTGTTTGAAGCTTTGTATATGCATCCAGAAGTGGAAGCAGGTATGGTAAAAGTGGACCTAGCTTgtatggccaatgttcagggatgatgggagttggtgtccacaGCCTCTGGAGGACACAACATGGGTTGACCCCTGCCATAAAAACTAAAAGATGAAGCACTTCTTAAGGATCACCTCACTTTTTGAGGCTTTGTGACTGGTGCTTCTTTCCTCTTCCATTTTTTGGACTGAATGTAAGAGTGCATGGAATGGCATAATTCTTGAGTGCTTTGTAACGGTCAAAGTTTTGGGCAGAATGCAGCAACAAGGCAATTTAAGTAGAGACTTAAGCTGCCTCAAATAAAGAGTTTGCATACTCTCTGaactctgggtgggtgggtgtgggtatgTGAATGTATGATCAAATATGAAGGAAGAACACCACTTTTGtgagcatggaaatgctgtttgcagGCTGATTGCTCATGTGCTCTCCCAGGTTTTAACcttggaaaatggggggggggggaaaccattgCTATGCTTTGGTAGCAAAGCTATAGTGTTTGTTTTGTATGATTGGATTCCTATTGCACTAGCAGAGGGGAAGATATGGGACCTGAGCTATGCAGCCGACTGCAGAGACTATCTCAGTTCTCCTGCTGCGGATCCATCATTGAAGTGTGAAATCATTTTTAAgcatgtttttattgttaaatgtGCTTTTATTGTTAAATCGCTTTCAGGGTATAGGAAGCAACCAAAAAACTCACAAATTAAATAAGAATAGAAATAATCTCTATTTTGTCTGCCATTTAGCTTGCAAGATGCACCTGGATCTCCTTGTCTGTGATTGGATGCTATGCTCTCTGAATATATTCATAGCCTATTTGCAATCTTGGCTGCCCAGTGTAGTTTATGAACTCTTGGGAGGGACCATATCGCAAAGTCTAGGGAGCTAAATGCATGTTTAGTAGCTATTGCCACTTGGTTATTGTGGTGGCAAGTATGCATGTGGAAAAGGGCCAAGTATTAGACAAATATCCACCAAATGAATTCATCTGGTtcatattattaaaaacaaagcacatcttttttaaaaacaattaagccAATGAGATTATAATACCAGTGATGACACCATAATTGTTAGAGCTGCAAACTGTAATTAAATAGACTGAAAGCCAAACAAAATCTGTTAATGGCCCTGAAATTGGCTGACAGCCATGTCATTACTCTTAGGCAGCTGTTGCTTGGAGGTAGGAGAGTGAATTAGGCAGTCTATTGATCTAACCCACCtactgttctgttgttgttttgaatagcacaaactttcttttcttcttttaacttTGCAGCTGAGCATTGCTGTATGCATTGGATTTTTTGCTGCCTGGAGCCCATATGCCATCATTGCCATGTGGGCAGCCTTTGGGTCAATAGAGAGGATTCCTCCACTAGCCTTTGCTGTACCTGCTGTTTTTGCTAAGTCTTCAACACTCTATAACCCAGTTATGTATCTTATGCTAAAGCCTAATTTCCGAAGCACTATTGCCAAAGATTTTGCTGTTCTCCAACAATTATGCATCAAAACTTGTTTTTGTCTCAAGCATGTACAGAGCTGCTCTTATAGATCAGTTCTGGAAGTCCACTCGAAATCATTTAAGGGAAGACATGAATCCAGCAGTAACTCCATGCAGATGGTAGAAGGATGTTCTTATTTTCCCTGTGAAAAGTGCAACGATACCTTTGAATGCTTCAAGAACTACCCAAAGTGCTGCCAGGACAGGCTAGGCACCATGGAACACTCGCTTCAAGAAAACATACCCTTGGAAAATAAAATTCAATCGAACGCAAAGCATGCTTCTGAAAAATATGTAAAGGTTGTTGTCCCAGGAGAAAAAAGCAGTGAGATTGATAGTTTGGAAGTAACACTAGAAAACATACCTATGGATACTAGGTTTGTCAACCTCTAGAGTATGTTTAATCAAATGCTCCAAGTAATAATTTAATTGCACCAGGCTTAACGAATGTAAAACTTTTCTAAGCACTACCCTATTTTTATACagttattttttttcccttattACCCATGGGAGGACGAAGTAATGCAGCATAAATATGTTTAAAAGTGTTTTTGACTTTCATCATGTCCACAACCATGCCTATGTGCATTCAGAACAAATTGTGTACTACTGTTTCATTCGCTTCTGATTTTTTGAGTTTCAGAACTTACGTCCTTTGCTTCACAGAAGCAAACCACTTCATACTTGTGAGGCTTTTCTCCAAAGCATTAATCCTTCAGATGCTTGGTAAATACATTTTATATGCTGCATATTCAGCAAAAAGCTTGGTCTAGGTTGGATTTTCTGAGAGCCCTTTCAGAGAAGGTAATGTCCATTGAACTGTTAATAGTTCTACAAGGCATATGgtacccccctcctccccccctccgaGGCTATGAACAGCTTTTTCCAATTTCAGCTTAGGCTACTGTTCACATCTCCTTTCtcatgcagttttctttctagGAGAGGGAGTGGGAAATTTTCCTTTCTCTGGTACATTCCTGTGTTGCTCTTGGAGCACTTACAGTCAGTTCCACTCATGCATAAGTGCCCCAGCCTGGCCTTCCAAGATCAAACTTGTGAGGGGCCAGATGTTTCCTGTATTTCTGAACTTACAGCATGAGAAGAATTATAAGGCTATCATTACTTCTCTCAGCGAGGCATCTACTTCTCCCACAACAAAACTCAGAAGCTGAGCCACTTGGGACAAGGTGCGGAAGATACCGTGTTAGCTGCCCCTGGGCTGTAGTCAGGGAAGGAGCTTATCCACACACAAGAGGATCACCTTATACTCTGCCCACCCTGGAACTGGCACCCTGCTCTTAAAAACATTTCCTGTTACCATACTTAATTGAAGCAGGTAATTCGTGTCACTGAGTTGTCAGTGCCTGACCTGAAGAGAGATAGTGCCTGCCCCTCTAATAGCAAGACATGATTTGGGAAAGGTGGCTCTTGCCACAGGCCTGTTACTCTTTTAACCATCTGTCCCTCTCCCTCATAGCCGTTTTGCTTTGCAAAAGCtggagaagggggtgggatgagagATTTATATATAATAGTGACACATTCAGACTCTTCATCTAGGCAAAAAGCAATATAATCAAGCGTAGATGTATAGGATGGGGGATACCTGACTTGACATTTGAAAAGGACCCCAGGATTGGATCTCAGGATTATAAACTATTAGCTGCTGAACATGAGTTGATAAGGTGACGCGGCTTCAAACAAGGCTAATATTCTGCACTAATTatacctcatctggagtactttGTTCAGTTTTGAGTGCTGTGACACAAGAAGGTTGTGGATGAATCGGAAACGGTTCAGAGAGGAAGAATGGGTGGTTAGAGATGTAGAAAACAAGTTCTCTCAGAAAAGGTTGAAGAAACTGGGTATCTTTAGCAGGAACAAGAGAAGACTGAGGGGAACATCAAAGATTCAAAGGACTGATACATAATACTTGTTCTCTGGTGCCCTGGAAGGCAGGACTTAAGTTTATTTTAATGTTCAGCTGAAAACTGTCCTTAACAGTAGGAGCAGTTTGACCATGGAATCAGTTACTTGCAGGGGTGATGGGCTCTTCCTTGTCAGAAGCCTTGAAGGAAAAACTGAAGGTGCTCTAGGTTTGGATTTTCTCCTCACAAGGCCTCTTTGGTTTTAAGATTCTATTTGGTAGCCATTCAGAATCACCCAAGCAAATTGATACTGTCCACAATTTAAAAATTCGTTTAATATACTTTGTAAAAGAAGTGAATTTGatttgtgggaattgtagctctgggaggtaaTGGGAcatctcccaacaactctcagcacctttaacaaactacaactctcagaattctttgggggaaacacaTGACAGTTTAAATTGGCATCACAGTGCTTCAAATgcatagtgtgaatgtggcctagagCTGATGAATATGgaaaaataatatcaataaatATTGATATTACTATATTACATATAGTAATATGACTACGTGCTTTGAGGCTCCTTCTCTCTCCAGTACTGCACTAAAATGAAGACTATGGTTTGGATCCCAATTTTTGTTCCCATTAACAGAACAGAattattattggggggtggggtggctcccCTGCCTGCTGAAGATTCCTgtgtgccctccccaaatctcttcCTGAGAGTTGAAGGGCTCTATGCAATAGAATGACACGGGGCGTGATTGGAAGGGGCATGGAAAATCAGCAACCTCCATCCATTAGCAAGTGTTTTCCATTTGGGTACCACTACCcagtggtgccaacttgaataaaatattgggggtgagGGACAGGTAAGCCCTGTCCCACACAATCAGTCACATGACACAGTACCCacccaccatttgaatggcaatgcccactaACTTTGGGAGGGCCTGgctttctcaaatattttatggggaggcGCGAAGGGAACCTAgaccctaggagctggctcctatggcAGAACTATTTGGATCTTGAGCACCCATAAATTTCACAACATAACACAACAAAGGGAAAAGTACTATAACTAAAGGGGTCACATGTATGTCTAGCGGCCCAAAACTACTGATCAAGCAGCCAGTGTTGTCCTGTTTTTCCATGTTTATAATCTAATAGAAAAACTATGGGCCAATATATTCTTTTGTCCATTTAAGCAACCACAGGACAGCAActcagctgtgtagctgagtggAAGGAACTTTAAAGTATTATTAGCCATGTGCCAAAACACTTTTTTTCCTTGCTGTGGAGCTAACAGAACCAGAGAGAGCACTTTAGATGGGGAAAATCTATTGTGAGGAGAAGGGTTAAACCTTCTACCGGTGTTACTGCTCTAATGATATTTGGGAAAGACCCACTCATGGATCTCCTGCA from Zootoca vivipara chromosome 8, rZooViv1.1, whole genome shotgun sequence encodes:
- the LOC118090011 gene encoding opsin-5-like isoform X1, with product MGSYFVNATFHSKITEAADIIVGIFYIIFGICSFCGNSILLYVSYKKKNILKPAEYFMINLAISDLGMTLTLYPLAVTSSLSHRWLFGQQVCLFYAFCGVLFGICSLSTLTLLSTVCCLKICFPTYGNRFRREHGWILIGCSWVYAAIFALSPLAHWGEYGAEPYGTACCIDWYSSNINTTAMSYTTVLFVFCFIIPCGVIITSYTLILITVKDSRKAVEQHVLGPTRMSNVQAVTAKLSIAVCIGFFAAWSPYAIIAMWAAFGSIERIPPLAFAVPAVFAKSSTLYNPVMYLMLKPNFRSTIAKDFAVLQQLCIKTCFCLKHVQSCSYRSVLEVHSKSFKGRHESSSNSMQMVEGCSYFPCEKCNDTFECFKNYPKCCQDRLGTMEHSLQENIPLENKIQSNAKHASEKYVKVVVPGEKSSEIDSLEVTLENIPMDTRFVNL
- the LOC118090011 gene encoding opsin-5-like isoform X2, with amino-acid sequence MGSYFVNATFHSKITEAADIIVGIFYIIFGICSFCGNSILLYVSYKKKNILKPAEYFMINLAISDLGMTLTLYPLAVTSSLSHRWLFGQQVCLFYAFCGVLFGICSLSTLTLLSTVCCLKICFPTYGNRFRREHGWILIGCSWVYAAIFALSPLAHWGEYGAEPYVIITSYTLILITVKDSRKAVEQHVLGPTRMSNVQAVTAKLSIAVCIGFFAAWSPYAIIAMWAAFGSIERIPPLAFAVPAVFAKSSTLYNPVMYLMLKPNFRSTIAKDFAVLQQLCIKTCFCLKHVQSCSYRSVLEVHSKSFKGRHESSSNSMQMVEGCSYFPCEKCNDTFECFKNYPKCCQDRLGTMEHSLQENIPLENKIQSNAKHASEKYVKVVVPGEKSSEIDSLEVTLENIPMDTRFVNL